Genomic segment of Vicinamibacteria bacterium:
GGCTCATCGCGCGGGACCCACTTCGCGACGAAAGCCGTCCCGAGCAGAACGACGAGCACGGTCCCTGTCGTTTCTTCAGTCGTCCATCTCCCACAGCGCAAGCTCGGGCAGCGGATTGCCCCGATCCCGAGTTGACAGCGGCGACTCTTCACCCCGGTCGTCGGCACAAAGACTTAGCGATCGGGGCTAATACTCTCCTAACATTCAGAAAACGAGGGGATCGGTCTTTGCGAGCGGCTGTGCCGTGAAGTAGACTCGTGATACTGCACCACATAATCGAGCTTGAGCCCGGGAGCCCCGCGGCCAATCTCCTCCTGGGTGATGCCTACTATCGAATCGGTGAGCTCGCGCGAGCGGAAGCGATCTGGCGAGAGGAGTATTCCCGCTCACCCGAAACCCACGAGAGAGACATGTTCGAGATCGCGCTCGCCCTCATCGCAACCGAGCGAGGCGGGGTCGAAGAGGGGCGGCGCGTCCTGGAGAAGTATCGCGGCACCCCATATCGGGACCTGACCCATTTGACCGAGATCGCGGCCCTGCTGGGTGACGTTGCCTATGTCGTCGATCGTGTGGAGAGCCACCCGGGAAGGAACTACCGGTGGCTCATCGAGGAGCCCAAGCTCGAGGCGCTCGCCGGGCGGGCGACGCCACGACGACGCTCCACGCTGTCCTCGTGAGGAGTCCGATTGTCGCGCGCGTCATGATCGAGCTCATCGTGGGGTTTCTTCGCGCCAGAGGGAAGTAGGGGAACGGTTGTTGGCTTTGTGCTAACGGTTAGAACGGCGCTGAAGGGCATACCAACCTCGGTTCACGACGACCGCTTTAACCGTTATCGGGGAACGAACAACCGTGCGACTACTTCCCGTGCGTCCCGTCGACGCATGAGGATGCGGGGGGAAGAGACGTGGCTGGCTTTTGGCGGGGGCCACGGGCTCGACCCCTTGAGGCGACGCGGACGGTTGGAAACGGCAAAGCTACTCCGAAGCAACACCCTCCTCGTGCAGGGGGTCAGGGTCCGGTGCATGCCGCGTAAGAGTCGCATGGATTACTAGACGTCGTTCCGGCCGCTGGGTTCGACGATGAAGGCGGCCTCATGTGGATGAATGAGTCCTTGCGACGGCTGCTGGGCTACGGTCTCGATGAGGACCTGTCGGCTGCGATTGTGGCGGACTTCTATGAGGAGCCGGAATACGAGCGCATACTCCTAGGAAGCCTATCCTCACACCGTCGTGAACGGCTCTTGGAGCGACCGGGTCGCTATGCGCACG
This window contains:
- a CDS encoding tetratricopeptide repeat protein, which codes for MILHHIIELEPGSPAANLLLGDAYYRIGELARAEAIWREEYSRSPETHERDMFEIALALIATERGGVEEGRRVLEKYRGTPYRDLTHLTEIAALLGDVAYVVDRVESHPGRNYRWLIEEPKLEALAGRATPRRRSTLSS